Proteins encoded by one window of Homoserinimonas aerilata:
- a CDS encoding sensor histidine kinase translates to MTTDGHPSPRLTVSRSGAPLGMPSRRRPVNGARLEVVISRAVAAFGLLFGAQAVPALFAQQPFVEPSWWAGTAISFYGLLLLAVVAAIARVGVRTVNAVLAAVFLLLLVLWVPSIAGPSWGSDDRPWLWFLMTVATAAAAVAFPVWVATAYLALAPALYGVVRASPYGGSAPLGLVGLDVLYAILLGGAVLVIITMLRSAAASVDAAQATALERYGRAVREHATEVERVQVDSIVHDSVLTAFLTAGRADTAEQRELAATLARNAIAHLREAEAAAPDDDATVDIRSVVDRISEARGGMTMPFHLNQRAALTGTLPALAADAVVAATLQAMVNSLQHAGEGSVERWVTAEESDAGGILIEVGDTGVGFDLRGIPAERLGVRVSILERMSGAGGSVEIVSRPGEGTVVRLRWPADVLPTPGGAASVLVGPEGNPS, encoded by the coding sequence ATGACGACTGACGGGCATCCGTCTCCTCGTCTGACCGTGTCGAGGTCGGGCGCACCTCTTGGGATGCCGTCGCGCCGTCGGCCGGTGAATGGGGCCCGCCTCGAGGTCGTCATTTCTCGTGCGGTGGCCGCGTTCGGTCTGCTCTTCGGGGCTCAGGCGGTGCCGGCGCTGTTCGCTCAGCAGCCGTTCGTGGAGCCGAGCTGGTGGGCGGGCACCGCGATCAGTTTCTACGGCCTGCTCCTGCTCGCCGTCGTCGCCGCGATCGCGCGGGTCGGCGTTCGCACCGTGAATGCGGTGCTGGCCGCAGTGTTCCTGCTGTTGCTGGTGTTGTGGGTTCCCTCGATCGCCGGCCCCTCGTGGGGGTCTGACGACCGGCCGTGGCTGTGGTTCCTGATGACGGTTGCGACGGCGGCGGCGGCGGTCGCGTTCCCGGTGTGGGTGGCGACCGCCTATCTTGCGCTCGCCCCGGCCCTGTACGGGGTCGTGCGCGCCAGCCCGTACGGTGGGTCGGCGCCCCTGGGCCTTGTCGGGCTCGACGTGCTGTACGCGATCCTGCTGGGCGGTGCGGTGCTCGTGATCATCACGATGCTGCGCTCGGCGGCCGCCTCCGTCGATGCCGCGCAGGCGACGGCGCTCGAACGCTACGGTCGGGCGGTGCGCGAGCACGCCACCGAGGTGGAGCGGGTGCAGGTCGACTCGATCGTGCACGACAGTGTGCTCACCGCGTTCCTCACGGCGGGCCGGGCCGACACCGCCGAGCAGCGCGAGCTGGCGGCGACGTTGGCGCGCAACGCGATCGCCCACCTCCGGGAGGCGGAGGCGGCGGCTCCCGATGATGACGCGACTGTGGACATCCGCTCGGTCGTCGACCGCATATCGGAGGCGAGGGGCGGCATGACGATGCCGTTCCACCTCAATCAGAGGGCCGCGTTGACGGGCACGCTGCCGGCGTTGGCGGCCGACGCCGTGGTCGCGGCGACCCTGCAGGCGATGGTGAACAGCCTCCAGCATGCGGGGGAGGGCAGTGTCGAGCGTTGGGTGACGGCGGAGGAGTCGGATGCGGGCGGCATCCTGATCGAGGTGGGAGACACCGGTGTCGGCTTCGATCTGCGGGGCATTCCTGCCGAACGGCTGGGCGTCCGGGTGTCGATCCTTGAGCGGATGTCGGGGGCCGGGGGGTCTGTCGAGATCGTCTCGCGCCCGGGCGAGGGCACGGTGGTGCGGCTGCGGTGGCCGGCGGATGTTCTCCCGACGCCAGGCGGTGCGGCATCCGTTCTCGTCGGCCCAGAAGGGAATCCGTCGTGA
- a CDS encoding NAD(P)H-quinone dehydrogenase: MAYKFERKQRIAILGGGPGGFEAALAGAQLGAEVTLVERVGVGGSAVLTDVVPSKTLIATAEAAKAISDAGELGVQFFARDDRDRPVRPEVAVNLRAVNQRLLRLARQQSEDMRSQLTRAGVTIVQGDGRLDGPNNLLVSTGKGRAAKDFDNIEADTVVVSVGASPRILDSAKPDGERILTWTQLYSLDSIPEHLIVVGSGVTGAEFASAYTALGAQVTLISSRDQVLPGEDADAARVIEDVFTRAGMTVMNKCRADSVVRDGDGVLVTLSDGRTVEGSHCLMAVGSVPNTKGIGLEEAGVQLTESGHIRVNRVARTSMPSIYAAGDCSDFLPLASVASMQGRTAVYHAMGDAVNPTELRNVTSNIFTQPEIATVGWTQRQIEEGIAQGDIYKIPLVQNPRAKMMGLKHGFVKLFARTGSGTIIGGVVVAPRASDLILPISIAIEQRLTVDQVANAFAVYPSLSSSITDAARALHIVN, translated from the coding sequence ATGGCCTACAAATTTGAGCGCAAGCAGCGGATCGCCATTCTCGGGGGAGGGCCGGGCGGTTTTGAGGCCGCTCTCGCCGGGGCCCAGCTGGGCGCCGAGGTCACGCTGGTCGAGCGTGTCGGCGTCGGCGGTTCCGCGGTTCTCACCGATGTCGTGCCCAGCAAGACGCTCATCGCCACGGCGGAGGCGGCGAAGGCCATCAGCGACGCCGGCGAGCTGGGCGTGCAGTTCTTTGCCCGTGATGACCGGGATCGCCCGGTGCGCCCCGAGGTGGCCGTGAATCTGCGGGCCGTCAACCAGCGGCTTCTGCGGCTCGCCCGCCAGCAGTCGGAGGACATGCGGTCGCAGCTGACCCGTGCCGGAGTCACCATCGTGCAGGGCGACGGGCGCCTCGACGGGCCGAACAATCTGCTCGTGTCGACGGGCAAGGGCAGGGCCGCGAAGGATTTCGACAACATCGAGGCTGACACGGTCGTCGTCTCGGTGGGGGCGAGCCCGCGCATCCTCGATTCTGCGAAGCCCGATGGTGAGCGCATCCTCACCTGGACGCAGCTGTACAGCCTCGATTCGATCCCCGAGCATCTCATCGTCGTCGGTTCCGGTGTGACGGGTGCCGAGTTCGCTTCCGCCTACACGGCGCTCGGCGCGCAGGTGACGCTCATCTCGAGCCGCGACCAGGTGCTGCCGGGCGAGGATGCGGATGCCGCCCGCGTCATCGAGGATGTCTTCACCCGGGCGGGCATGACCGTCATGAACAAGTGCCGCGCCGACAGTGTGGTGCGCGACGGCGACGGCGTGCTGGTGACCTTGTCGGATGGCCGCACGGTGGAGGGCAGTCACTGTCTCATGGCGGTCGGCTCTGTGCCCAACACGAAGGGCATCGGCCTCGAGGAGGCGGGCGTTCAGCTGACCGAGTCTGGTCACATCCGCGTCAACCGGGTGGCGCGCACGAGCATGCCGAGCATCTACGCGGCCGGCGACTGCAGCGACTTCCTGCCCCTCGCATCCGTCGCCTCGATGCAGGGCCGCACGGCCGTCTACCACGCGATGGGCGACGCGGTGAACCCGACCGAGCTGCGCAATGTCACCTCGAACATCTTCACGCAGCCCGAGATCGCGACCGTCGGATGGACGCAGCGGCAGATCGAGGAGGGCATCGCCCAGGGCGACATCTACAAGATCCCGCTCGTGCAGAACCCGCGCGCCAAGATGATGGGGCTCAAGCACGGCTTCGTGAAGCTCTTCGCCCGCACCGGTTCCGGCACCATCATCGGCGGTGTCGTCGTCGCGCCGCGCGCATCCGATCTGATCCTGCCCATCTCGATCGCCATCGAGCAGCGGCTCACGGTCGACCAGGTGGCGAACGCCTTCGCCGTCTACCCCTCGCTGTCGAGCAGCATCACGGATGCCGCCCGCGCCCTGCACATCGTCAACTGA
- a CDS encoding class I SAM-dependent RNA methyltransferase yields MGEMLGAEFEVDVTNIAHGGISVARHEGRVVFVADAIPGERVLVRVTDDAKKSFWRAETVSVVSPSEHRQPHVWAEASVDRAPERRAGGAEFGHIAPGHQRELKRQVLADALQRMAGVDSDVRVEAIDGEPDGTGWRTRLRLHVAKDGTLGPFAARSHTVIPVDSVPLASPEVARLTPLDERFNGATHVDIVAPSGSNAFVLAGDSTSKGRPKPHRVTELVGEREFAVDVRGFWQVHHGAAQTLTSAVQDAIDGDLFDPRASNHDLYGGVGLLAAAVADRFGPTTRITTVESDALATDHAASNLVEWLGSQAVTSRVDRYLQGLRGSATSWRGATVVLDPPRSGAGKEVVDHLVGLEPAQIVYVACDPVALARDVALLRERGWELSRLRAFDLFPNTHHVEAVATLVPAG; encoded by the coding sequence ATGGGTGAAATGCTGGGTGCGGAGTTCGAGGTCGACGTTACCAATATCGCGCATGGCGGTATCTCGGTGGCCCGCCATGAGGGGCGCGTTGTGTTCGTCGCCGACGCCATCCCGGGTGAGCGGGTTCTGGTGCGGGTGACGGATGATGCGAAGAAGTCGTTCTGGCGTGCCGAGACGGTGTCGGTGGTGTCGCCGAGTGAGCACCGGCAGCCGCACGTGTGGGCGGAGGCTTCCGTCGACCGCGCCCCCGAGCGGCGGGCGGGTGGTGCCGAGTTCGGTCATATCGCTCCCGGCCACCAGCGGGAGCTCAAGCGTCAGGTGCTGGCGGATGCCCTACAGCGCATGGCGGGCGTCGACAGTGATGTGCGGGTGGAGGCGATCGATGGCGAGCCCGACGGTACCGGCTGGCGCACGCGCCTGCGCCTGCATGTGGCGAAGGATGGCACGCTGGGCCCCTTTGCGGCCCGCTCGCACACGGTGATCCCTGTCGACAGTGTGCCGCTGGCGTCGCCCGAGGTGGCGCGCCTGACCCCGCTCGATGAGCGCTTCAATGGCGCGACGCATGTCGACATCGTTGCGCCGTCGGGCAGCAACGCCTTCGTTCTGGCGGGCGATTCGACGTCGAAGGGGCGCCCGAAGCCGCACAGGGTGACGGAGCTGGTGGGTGAGCGCGAGTTCGCGGTGGATGTGCGCGGCTTCTGGCAGGTGCACCACGGTGCGGCGCAGACGCTGACCTCTGCCGTGCAGGATGCGATCGATGGCGATCTGTTCGACCCGCGGGCATCCAATCATGATCTGTATGGGGGTGTGGGTCTTCTGGCGGCCGCCGTCGCGGACCGTTTCGGCCCGACGACCCGCATCACGACGGTTGAATCGGATGCGTTGGCCACCGATCATGCCGCGTCGAACCTGGTCGAGTGGCTGGGGTCGCAGGCGGTCACGTCGCGCGTGGACCGGTACCTGCAGGGTCTGCGCGGCTCGGCCACGTCGTGGCGGGGTGCGACGGTGGTGCTGGATCCGCCGCGGTCGGGTGCAGGCAAGGAGGTCGTGGATCATCTGGTCGGGCTGGAGCCGGCGCAGATCGTCTATGTGGCCTGTGATCCTGTGGCGCTGGCCCGCGATGTGGCGCTTCTGCGCGAGCGGGGCTGGGAGTTGTCGCGCCTGCGGGCGTTCGATCTGTTCCCGAACACGCACCATGTCGAGGCTGTCGCGACCCTGGTGCCGGCCGGCTGA
- a CDS encoding purine-nucleoside phosphorylase yields the protein MEQNNPLDDPAADPFAIAAAAASDIAEKTGVERHDIALTLGSGWAKAADLIGETTATIPATEITGFSRPALEGHVGSLRSVLLPNGKRALIIGARTHYYEGHGVRRVVHSVRTAAATGATTMILTNGAGGIRESWKPGSPVLISDHINLTADSPLEGATFIDLTDLYSSRLRDVAKGIDPSLDEGVYVQFRGPHYETPAEVQMAKTIGGHIVGMSTALEAIAARQAGMEVLGLSLITNLAAGIQTTPLSHQEVIEAGREAEPVISKLLAEIVGAL from the coding sequence ATGGAACAGAACAACCCCCTCGACGACCCCGCGGCCGACCCCTTCGCGATCGCCGCGGCAGCCGCATCCGACATCGCCGAGAAGACCGGCGTCGAACGGCACGACATCGCCCTCACGCTCGGCAGCGGTTGGGCGAAAGCGGCCGACCTGATCGGGGAGACCACCGCCACGATCCCCGCCACCGAGATCACCGGGTTCAGCAGGCCCGCCCTCGAGGGCCACGTCGGCTCGCTGCGCTCCGTGCTGCTGCCGAACGGCAAGCGCGCGCTCATCATCGGCGCCCGCACCCACTACTACGAAGGCCACGGCGTGCGCCGGGTCGTGCACAGCGTGCGCACGGCGGCGGCCACAGGCGCAACGACCATGATCCTCACGAACGGCGCCGGCGGCATCCGCGAAAGCTGGAAGCCCGGCTCGCCCGTCCTCATCAGCGACCACATCAACCTCACGGCCGACTCGCCGCTCGAGGGCGCAACCTTCATCGACCTCACCGACCTGTACTCGAGTCGCCTACGTGACGTGGCGAAGGGCATCGACCCGAGCCTCGACGAGGGCGTCTACGTGCAGTTCCGCGGGCCCCACTACGAGACACCCGCCGAGGTGCAGATGGCGAAGACCATCGGCGGCCACATCGTCGGAATGTCGACCGCCCTCGAAGCGATCGCCGCACGCCAGGCCGGCATGGAGGTGCTCGGCCTGTCGCTCATCACCAACCTGGCGGCGGGCATCCAGACAACCCCTCTCAGCCATCAGGAGGTCATCGAGGCCGGCCGCGAGGCGGAGCCCGTCATCAGCAAGCTGCTCGCCGAGATCGTGGGTGCGCTGTGA
- a CDS encoding acyl-CoA carboxylase epsilon subunit, which yields MTSAAPANAPDASGSSDSSAAVNAPDAVGGMDAPATVAPVVAIVGGNPSAAEVAAVTAVVTAAIDELASAGDDGPEPQPSAWSRSQRGIRTPMHPGAGAWRGFTA from the coding sequence GTGACCTCCGCCGCCCCCGCGAATGCGCCTGATGCCTCTGGCTCGTCTGACTCGTCTGCTGCCGTGAATGCTCCGGATGCCGTGGGCGGCATGGACGCGCCGGCCACGGTCGCGCCTGTTGTCGCGATCGTCGGGGGCAACCCGTCCGCGGCCGAGGTCGCTGCGGTGACCGCCGTGGTGACGGCCGCGATCGACGAGTTGGCGTCGGCGGGCGATGACGGGCCCGAACCGCAGCCGTCTGCGTGGAGTCGCAGCCAGCGCGGAATTCGTACCCCGATGCATCCGGGTGCTGGTGCGTGGCGGGGCTTCACCGCCTGA
- a CDS encoding Maf family protein: MRLYLASTSPARLATLRAAGIEPAGLISPGVDEDAVVEALSVGRAPLSAAEVVGELARAKAEAVIGQLVDGEPIDGFILGGDSAFELDGDVLGKPHTASVARERWAKMVGRTGVLHSGHWLIDHRGGVVGEAAGIVEDAAVTFASDVDTDEIDAYIATREPLSVAGAFTIDSLGQAFISHIDGNPSTVIGLSVPALRGLLRTHFGVAWPRLWNR; encoded by the coding sequence GTGCGCCTGTACCTCGCCTCCACCTCGCCGGCCCGGCTCGCCACGCTGCGCGCCGCCGGCATCGAACCGGCCGGCCTGATCAGCCCCGGCGTCGACGAGGACGCCGTCGTCGAGGCGCTCTCTGTGGGGCGCGCACCGCTCAGCGCGGCCGAAGTCGTCGGCGAACTCGCCAGGGCGAAGGCGGAGGCCGTCATCGGGCAGCTCGTCGACGGCGAACCCATCGACGGCTTCATCCTCGGCGGCGACTCGGCATTCGAACTCGACGGCGACGTGCTCGGCAAACCGCACACCGCATCCGTCGCCCGCGAACGCTGGGCGAAAATGGTCGGCCGCACCGGCGTGCTGCACTCCGGGCACTGGCTCATCGACCACCGCGGCGGGGTCGTGGGCGAGGCCGCCGGCATCGTCGAGGACGCCGCCGTCACGTTCGCCTCCGATGTGGACACCGACGAGATCGACGCCTACATCGCCACGCGCGAGCCGCTCAGCGTCGCCGGGGCATTCACGATCGACAGCCTCGGCCAGGCGTTCATCAGCCACATCGACGGCAACCCGAGCACCGTCATCGGGCTGTCCGTGCCGGCGCTGCGCGGCCTGCTGCGCACACACTTCGGCGTCGCGTGGCCGCGGCTCTGGAACCGCTGA
- a CDS encoding L-lactate dehydrogenase, translating to MSVIENSKLAVIGAGSVGASLAYAALIRGSARRVALYDINEAKVDAETLDLAHGTQFTGSSEVEGGSDLAVVEGAHVVVVTAGANQRPGQTRMDLAGTNARILEGLMPQLLERAPDAVYMLVTNPCDVLTVVARRVSGLPAERVFASGTVLDTSRLRTLLARRAGVATSSVHAHIVGEHGDTEFPLWSSATIGSVPLLDWAQGRPVGRDELDRIATEVREAAYKVIAGKGVTNYAIGLSGARIVEAVLRDERAILPVSTVLGDYRDIGDVALSVPSVVGASGAVPIAETPFSVDEDARLHASADAIRGSLAQLGY from the coding sequence ATGAGCGTGATCGAGAATTCGAAACTGGCTGTCATCGGTGCGGGAAGCGTCGGGGCGAGCCTCGCCTATGCGGCTCTCATCCGCGGTTCTGCGCGCAGGGTGGCGCTGTACGACATCAATGAGGCCAAGGTGGATGCCGAGACGCTCGATCTCGCACATGGCACCCAGTTCACGGGGTCCAGCGAGGTGGAGGGCGGGTCCGATCTGGCCGTCGTCGAGGGCGCTCACGTGGTGGTGGTCACCGCGGGAGCGAACCAGCGGCCGGGGCAGACGCGCATGGATCTTGCGGGCACGAATGCGCGCATCCTGGAGGGACTGATGCCACAGCTGCTGGAGCGGGCGCCGGATGCCGTCTACATGCTGGTCACAAACCCGTGCGACGTTCTCACCGTTGTGGCCCGCCGTGTCTCGGGTCTGCCGGCGGAGCGGGTCTTCGCCTCCGGCACGGTGCTCGACACTTCTCGGCTGCGCACGCTGCTGGCCCGGCGTGCTGGGGTGGCGACATCGAGCGTGCACGCGCACATTGTTGGTGAGCACGGCGACACCGAGTTTCCGTTGTGGTCGTCGGCGACGATCGGTTCCGTGCCGCTGCTCGACTGGGCGCAGGGGCGGCCTGTGGGGCGCGACGAGCTGGACCGGATCGCCACCGAGGTGCGCGAGGCTGCGTACAAGGTCATCGCCGGCAAGGGCGTCACGAACTATGCGATCGGGCTCTCGGGTGCTCGTATCGTGGAGGCCGTACTGCGGGACGAGCGCGCCATCCTGCCGGTGAGTACGGTGCTGGGCGACTACCGCGACATCGGCGACGTCGCCCTGTCGGTGCCGAGCGTCGTTGGCGCGTCGGGTGCCGTGCCGATCGCCGAGACCCCGTTCTCTGTCGATGAGGACGCGCGGCTGCACGCCTCGGCGGATGCGATCCGCGGCTCGCTCGCACAGCTCGGCTACTGA
- a CDS encoding response regulator transcription factor, with translation MSDTTRPPIRVSVVDDHESVRLGLRAACLEAGFDFVTAAASVQEFEENLLGRENDVVVLDLSIGDGSTVTQNVKRVQATGSAVLVHSIADRVALVREALAAGAAGVIPKSAATQIVMTAIETVARGDVLNNLEWATAIDADSDFAKAQLGRREREILHLYASGLPLKHAAEQLGIGYSTAREYLDRIRMKYVEVGRPAPTKVDLLRRAVEDGILPGMDADGVDDD, from the coding sequence ATGAGCGACACCACCCGGCCCCCTATCCGCGTTTCCGTCGTCGACGACCACGAGTCGGTTCGGCTCGGCCTTCGGGCCGCCTGTCTCGAGGCGGGCTTCGATTTCGTGACGGCCGCCGCATCCGTTCAGGAGTTCGAGGAGAACCTCCTCGGTCGCGAGAACGACGTCGTCGTGTTGGATCTGTCGATCGGTGACGGTTCGACGGTCACCCAGAATGTGAAGCGGGTGCAGGCCACCGGGTCCGCCGTGCTGGTGCACAGCATCGCCGACCGGGTCGCACTGGTTCGCGAGGCGCTCGCCGCGGGCGCGGCAGGGGTCATCCCGAAGTCTGCGGCGACACAGATCGTGATGACGGCCATCGAGACGGTCGCGCGCGGGGATGTGCTCAACAACCTGGAGTGGGCGACCGCGATCGATGCGGACAGTGACTTCGCGAAGGCGCAGCTGGGCCGGCGTGAGCGTGAGATCCTGCACCTGTACGCCTCCGGGCTGCCGTTGAAGCACGCCGCCGAGCAGCTGGGTATCGGCTATTCGACGGCTCGTGAGTATCTGGACCGCATCCGCATGAAGTATGTGGAGGTGGGTCGCCCCGCACCGACCAAGGTGGATCTGCTGCGGAGGGCCGTCGAGGACGGCATTCTGCCGGGTATGGACGCCGATGGCGTCGATGACGACTGA
- a CDS encoding acetyl/propionyl/methylcrotonyl-CoA carboxylase subunit alpha, whose product MPRISKVLIANRGEIAVRIIRAAKDAGIGSIAVYADQDRDARHTRLADEAYALDGTTSADTYLVIDKILSIARRSGADAVHPGYGFLAENADFARAVIAAGLIWIGPSPEAIEKLGDKVSARHIAEKVGAPLAPGTLNPVSGAEEVLDFVDQHGLPVAIKAAFGGGGRGLKVARTREEVPELFESATREAIAAFGRGECFVEKYLDKPRHVETQCLADAHGNVVVISTRDCSLQRRHQKLVEEAPAPFLSEEQNRLLYESSKAILREVGYVGAGTCEFLVAADGTISFLEVNTRLQVEHPVSEEVTGIDLVREQFRIAEGGTIDYDDPQPRGHSFEFRINGEDPGLNFMPSPGPIHVFRVPGGPGIRVDSGVTTGDVISGAFDSMIAKLIVTGSSRTDALERARRALDEFEVAGLPTVLPFHRTIVRDPAFTEEPFSIYTRWIETEFVNELEPWTGELEPAAAPAERRNVVVEVDGKRVEVSLPGRVTPTAGGASRALAAPPRRSAGASVSTATGDSVKAPMQATIIKFAVAEGDKVVKGDLILVLEAMKMEQPLTAHKDGVVTNINAAVGATVSSGHLLLNIV is encoded by the coding sequence ATGCCCCGCATCTCCAAAGTCCTCATCGCCAACCGTGGCGAGATCGCCGTCCGCATCATCAGGGCGGCGAAGGACGCCGGAATCGGCTCCATCGCCGTGTACGCCGACCAGGATCGCGACGCCCGGCACACCCGCCTCGCCGACGAGGCCTACGCGCTCGATGGCACCACGAGCGCCGACACCTACCTCGTCATCGACAAGATCCTCTCCATCGCGCGCCGCTCCGGCGCCGACGCCGTGCACCCCGGCTACGGCTTCCTCGCCGAGAACGCCGACTTCGCCCGCGCCGTCATCGCCGCCGGCCTCATCTGGATCGGCCCGTCGCCCGAAGCGATCGAGAAGCTCGGAGACAAGGTCTCCGCACGCCACATCGCCGAGAAGGTCGGCGCCCCGCTCGCGCCCGGAACCCTCAACCCGGTCAGCGGCGCCGAAGAGGTGCTCGACTTCGTCGACCAGCACGGCCTTCCCGTCGCCATCAAGGCAGCATTCGGCGGCGGCGGCCGCGGCCTCAAGGTCGCCCGCACCCGCGAGGAGGTGCCCGAGCTCTTCGAGTCGGCCACCCGTGAGGCGATCGCCGCATTCGGCCGCGGCGAGTGCTTCGTCGAGAAATACCTCGACAAGCCCCGCCACGTCGAAACCCAGTGCCTGGCGGATGCTCACGGCAACGTCGTCGTCATCAGCACCCGCGACTGCTCCCTGCAGCGCCGCCACCAGAAGCTCGTCGAGGAGGCGCCCGCGCCGTTCCTCAGCGAGGAGCAGAACCGGCTTCTGTATGAGTCGTCGAAGGCGATCCTGCGTGAGGTCGGCTACGTCGGCGCCGGCACCTGCGAGTTCCTTGTGGCTGCGGACGGCACCATCTCGTTCCTTGAGGTGAACACCCGGCTGCAGGTCGAGCATCCGGTGTCTGAGGAGGTCACAGGCATCGACCTGGTGCGCGAGCAGTTCCGCATCGCCGAGGGCGGCACCATCGACTACGACGACCCGCAGCCGCGCGGCCACTCCTTCGAGTTCCGCATCAACGGTGAGGACCCGGGCCTGAACTTCATGCCCTCCCCCGGGCCCATCCACGTGTTCCGCGTGCCCGGCGGCCCCGGCATCCGCGTCGACAGCGGCGTCACCACCGGCGACGTCATCAGCGGCGCGTTCGACTCCATGATCGCGAAGCTCATCGTCACCGGATCGAGCCGAACGGATGCGCTTGAGCGCGCACGCAGGGCGCTCGACGAGTTCGAGGTGGCCGGCCTGCCCACGGTGCTGCCCTTCCACCGCACCATCGTGCGCGACCCAGCCTTCACCGAGGAGCCGTTCAGCATCTACACCCGCTGGATCGAGACCGAATTCGTCAACGAGCTGGAACCGTGGACGGGCGAACTGGAGCCGGCCGCCGCTCCCGCAGAACGCCGCAACGTCGTCGTCGAGGTCGACGGCAAGCGGGTCGAGGTGAGCCTGCCCGGCCGCGTCACGCCCACCGCCGGGGGAGCCTCGCGCGCCCTCGCGGCGCCGCCCCGCCGCAGCGCCGGCGCATCCGTCTCCACCGCGACCGGCGACTCCGTGAAGGCGCCCATGCAGGCGACCATCATCAAGTTCGCCGTCGCCGAAGGCGACAAGGTCGTCAAGGGCGACCTGATCCTCGTGCTCGAGGCCATGAAGATGGAGCAGCCGCTCACCGCCCACAAGGACGGCGTGGTCACGAACATCAACGCCGCCGTCGGCGCGACCGTGTCATCCGGTCATCTGCTGCTCAACATCGTCTAG